The window taatcaaaaaatgcaaaaaagaaattatcaCACCACTCAcagatataataaacaaatcacttACCCAAGGAACATTCCCTAGCCAACTAAAACTAGCAAAAGTCTACCCGAAGTACAAAGGGGGCCCAACAAATGAACCAAGCAGCTATCGGCCCATATCCCTCATTTCaacattctcaaaaattttaGAGCGGGTAGTACTGAATAGACTCCTAAATCACCTCAAACAGCATCATCTACTAACTCCTAAACAACATGGTTTTGTCAAAAATAGATCAACAACAACAGCAATAGTTCAATTAATAGAAACTATCATCAGTAATATGGAAGAAGGAAATATAACCACAAGCATCCTCCTAGAtttcagcaaggcttttgactgtcttgaccacaaactaataataacaaaacttctATCACTTGGAATCAATGGCAAGGAACTGGAATGGTTTAGGAGCTACTTAAGTAACAGAAAACAACTGGTTGAAATCACCTACACATTAAACAACACAATCCAGAAAATTAAGTCCGAACAGCTTCTGGTGAATagaggagtgcctcagggctcagttCTCGGCCCCGtcttatatatattactaaccaACGACTTCCCAAGTTATCTTGAGAACTACTGTGAAATggttatgtacgctgatgatacagccTTGATTGTAGCAAGCAAGAACAAAGACCAGCTAGATGTTGACTCGTACGTCACTTTTAATATGGCGAAACAATATTGCCTCTATAATGACTTGGTTCTAAATGCCTCCAAAACACAACAGATAATCAACACGCCCAGGCAAAACTACCATGAAGGCCTTCCAGAAGTAAACACAATAGACTCAGGAAAATATCTCGGCATAATCATAGACCAAAATCTATCCTGGGAACCCCATGTGAATAAACTCTGCAATAAACTAAGTAGTAGCCTCTATGtagtaagaagaataaaacaaattaccaaCCCTCAAGTAGCCATGACAGCATACTACTCGCTATTTGAGTCTCACATGAGATATGGTCTGATAGCCTGGGGAGGGACAACAGCCACAAACCTCCACAGAGTGCTTGTCATCCAGAAAAGAGCAGTCAGAACTTTGAAAGGCCTTGAACCACTGGACACATGCCGAGCAGCCTTCAAGGAACTGGGAATCCTGACCCTCATAGGACTCTACATTCAGGAAACAATCCTATACGCAATCAAGACAGGCCAAACAAGAACAGGAGACAGACACCCCTATCACACCAGACACGGAAGAAACTTCCTACTTGACCAGCACCACCTGAGCCTGACTgagaaaaaaccatcctacagAGGAGCTTTATTCTTCAACACACTGCCCGACAGCTTAAGAAGGCTTCCAGAAAAGGAATTCATCCCCCCACTAAAAACCTGGTTTCTGCAACGTCCATTCTACACTATACAAGAATTTCTGCAGTGGAGGACTGGAACCCATAGCTAACAAACATACACTCCTACATAATTGTAACATAACCACGTGACCTTTACTCTGTTCTCTaggaatatgaataataaaaaatttctgatttctgagctctgaaccaacctccccagtcaaagcaggcaggaggtggcacaccctATGTTGAGGCTatcaagaacctctgaggttagggaacgaaTTCCACCAATTCCAGCAGACATCTccagcagtagactagacctattgaattacccttgcacccaaaagtttagaaacattttctaaattcttaTTTCGTTCGTCATAACATCggaaatagaaatatataaaacatttgcctgaatataaaaactcatttgtacaattttgagttttatgTAAGATACTGCTGTGTAAACAAAGAatgatataagaaaaataattattgggTAATCTTAATTTTGATGTAGCTATCCACACTCAAGGTATCCATAGTCCTTTCTTctttgtttgaaagttatttttgacgatggatgtATCCATAGTTATTACACACATGGTAAAACACGTTTCATCCTCAGTACATTTCACAATGTATATGTACTTAacataaaagaattatgtaaatattgcaaattggtaaataattacTGTATGTTAAGTGAAATGTACTGAGGGTGAAGTCCTCTGTCACTTTGCACAAACAAATACTGACCAGTAATTGATGACCTCGATGCTACATTCTTTTACATAGTTTCAACTTGGTTTGTGGTAATTTCTACTCCAAATTGATTTTGATGTAAAAACCTGTGGATTTGCAGGTCCTGAAGCATCTATGATCCTATTTTATACTGTAGCCATTCGTTTTCGAGGTCATGAATGAATGTCTCCATGTATATGAGTCGAGTCATCCCTATGTccacaaaaaagtatgtatccttttttttaaattttggttactccaacatatctatttttatcgTATCAGTGGGCCCTTTCCTGTTCATTCGGATTGTGGCAGTGTAGTATATGCCCAGACTAAGTAGTTTTTAGGCAAGAGAGATTGAGACAAAAAAATTGACTGTGAAAACGTGAAATCTTCTATTCAAGTAGTTGCAAAACGTCTGCAGTTCAACCAAGTTTCAACTTGGTTTGTGGTAATTTCTACTCCAAATTGATTTTGATGTAAAAACCTGTGGATTTGCAGGTCCTGAAGCATCTATGATCCTATTTTATACTGTAGCCATTCGTTTTCGAGGTCATGAATGAATGTCTCCATGTATTTGAGTCGAGTCATCCCTATGTccacaaaaaagtatgtatccttttttttaaattttggttactccaacatatctatttttatcgTATCAGTGGGCCCTTTCCTGTTCATTCGGATTGTGGCAGTGTAGTATATGCCCAGACTAAGTAGTTTTTAGGCAAGAGAGATTGAGACAAAAAAATTGACTGTGAAAACGTGAAATCTTCTATTCAAGTAGTTGCAAAACGTCTGCAGTTTTTCACAACTGTGAATCCTAAACATGAACCTgcagaagaggtcagattgcacaTCTCAAAACATAGTagtactgattgtattgtatcactgaacaatggcaagtgtccagaaaaatcctgttccttcaGTGCCAGAAACAAACTTGAAACAGAGAAATATTTATAGCATGAAAATTGTTGTGCTAAGTACAGTGAAAACCAGACagacaaacttttaattaatttttaccaaaGGAACCGATTTCTTCAGGTGTACTCTCTTACATGGCTTAAAAGTAGGTATCTCCAAGGGTCGGAATAGTATGTGGACACTTCCACTGTTAAGGATTATTAGGGTTAAAATACTTAAGACatacttcatatttttagtttttgccAGCTATTGAATAGTTTGCCACACTGCGTTGCTGCTATATTCTCATCACCCTACTCATCTAAATGTTTACTCGTGTCTATGGATCACTCCTGATCAGCCTAGTTTTGATGTTCTTGTCAATGCTGTGTAGTTTTTATTGCCAGTATTTATTGTAGCTTGATTAGTCACATTATTGATGTAACACTAGTCACTACCAGCACCGCAGTGAGGAGTGgggctaaagtttaaaactgtgtttataaataGGAAATGTTTTCAAACCGATACATTTTTCACTCCAAAAACTTAAACTTTGGTGTCACAATGCTAAAGTATTGTTAAAACTACAACTATCTGttaatactaattgtttataatttatattaaggaTGGGTTTCCCATaagatacaatacaatacaaagcGGAGCCTCAGATGCACGACTAGCAGCTAACTAGCGTGTTCTTAGAAGCTTGGTCTTATACAAACGCCAATTCAGATTTAAGTTGGCATCTCTCACAAAAATTAAACtgcaaaaaatgaaataatagatTAGTTGCATgtaattttttgaagtaaatttatttctaatcaaTTGCGAAAGAgtagttatttcttttatttatgtaaatttatatgtagGATAAAATACACCAACCTGAAATATCCTGCTCTACCAGTAACGGAAGTCTTGTTATGTAAACATGCCAAGGAGGAACTTCTGTTTTTGCTATAGCATTTATGTGTATAGAGTTGGAGGGGGAGCGTTCAGGTTTGTGTGAGATGTGGCAATGGACTATTTTGCCAAAGGCACCAGACTAGCTTACAGCCCTGAATCTGGTTGACGGTCCTAATAACTAATCTCAAAGAGTCGTTAGGTTGGGATTATCTTTGAGTTATCCTACAATCAATGCTTAAGATTCTATAAAGTGGTTTTAATACATGAGTGGATGTTCTTGACCTGTTTGCCTTGTCTGCGTTCATAGCAGGCTCAGTCATGTAAACATTGATTGATAATCATGTAAAGtgtaaactgttaaaaatactaatactatGTGATTGCAGACATTTCAACAAAAGTTAATGTCGGTTCAAACACAACATTGTGAATTATTTTCACTCAAGAGAAGGATTTGAAGATTCCaacaaattgtttattcaaatacataataaataaatttctttattgccgtaataacaatttttacaacattgcatGGCACGCGTCAAGTCatgtagatatttaaataaaataatattgtagtgtttacaaagttatatgtaaaactaagcaaataaaagaaagcacttaaaattttaattctcaaataaaacaaaacttaaatagagaGAACATTATGGCTTATCATGTAGGCCTAAAGCCTGGCACCCCCCACTCAACGGTTGTACCAACTAACCTCCCCGGTCCACGAACTCGCCGACGGAGTAAAAGGCCCCTTGCACCAATAGGTTccttagcttcctcttaaacagtgGTTGCCCATTTTCAGCCTGTAGGTCAAGAGGCAACTTGTTGATAAGTTTGGCCCCGACCTCAGATGGCAGGGCTTCGAAAGCCCGAAGCCTGTGCTGCGCTGGTCTTAATGCATCCCTCCCTCTAGTGTTGTAGTCATGGATGTCTCTGCCCCGCGTCACTTCACATTTGTAACGACAGTACAGGACAGTCTCGTACATGTAGAGGGATGGGAGCGTTAACAAATCGAGACTTTTGAAGTGCTCCCTGCAGGATTCTCTCATTCCTATTTTAGAGATGATTCGGATTGCTTTCTTCTGCAGGACAAAGCACCTTTGGAAGTGGGTGTTTGCGCATCCTCCCCACAACGTTATGCCATAAGACATGTGTGGGTACACAaggccataataggccatttttagaatagaaattgCACAAAATTCTGCTAACTTTCTCAGAGCAAAGATGCCCGAGGACATTTTGGCGCAGACTGCGTCTACATGATTGTCCCACGTTAGACTTTTGTCAATGTGGATTCCTAAGAATTTAATGCTGTTTAGTTCTTCAATGACTGTGTCATTTAGCACAACTGATGGGCCACAATCATGGGACACTCTTCGCCCTGAGAAATAGATGAAATTGGATTTTGAATCATTTGTCTGCAGATTTACCTTAGATAAGAACTGCAGACAAGAATTTGCACTTACAAAACATTCCACTTCCAATGAGGCCCtgcatttactctgaaaacagagagttgtgtcatctgcgtactgaaTCATTTGGCCAGTTGATATGGATGACCtgaggtcattaacataaattaaaaaaagagctgGGCCGagaattgatccctgtgggaccccATATTTTACGAGGGCGTTGTTTGATGAAACGCCATTTATATGGACTTTTTGCAGGCGGGAACTCAGGTACGACTCAAGCCATGAGAGTGGTGTACCTCGTATCCCACAGTCATGTAGTTTTGAAATGAGAGTCTGGTGGTccacacagtcaaacgccttagacaggtcaagaaataCGCTAAGCGTAGGTATTTGCCTGTCCAAGCCCTTCACAACAATGTCGATCAGTTTAGTGACTGCATCAATTGTCGATATTCCCTTCCGGAAACCAAACTGTTCCTTACAGAGAATATCATGCACGTCCAGAAAGGAAAGCATTCTAATGAGAAAtaacttctcaaatattttgctgATTGTTGGAAGAATGGCAATGGGCCTGTAATTGCTTGGAGATTTTGAATCGCCTTTTTTGAAGAGTGGAatgatttttgcattttttaggcCGTTTGGAAATTGCCCAGtttggaaagaaaaattaatcattctGGCCAATGGTTTCAAGATTGTGTGGAAACACTGTTTAAGAAGCCACCCCGACAACCCATAAACATCCCTAGAATGCTTGGCCTTTAAGTCCCGGATCACCGCAGCCACCTCACCCTCTGTAACAGGTGTTAACATCATCGACGCTGCTGGGCTGCATGACCCCCTGCTGCTGTCAGAACTTGACAATGGCACATTGCCACTCTTCACCGCCACatctacaaaaaatttgtttaacatgtCCGCAATCAAGAAGGGGTCTCTAATGGCATTTCCTTCAAATATCAGCTCTGAAGGAGAGACTGGGTTTCTgtatttactttgtttgttaattatataccaagcggtttttgatatattattagaatgtctcagttttttgtttacatcatatGCCTTAGCTgcctttattacttttttgtagatttttttataatttttaaagaatgtttggaAATGCTCATCTGTTGTTCTTCTTGAAATTtggtaatattcttttaaatttgccCTAGAGACTAATATTCCGGTAGTAATCCAACTACtttgacaatttttatgtttttgaacagtttttttctgGGGACATGCAACATCTAGATAATAGTTTAATACCCTATTAAACGATATAAACATGTCGTCAGCTCCAGAACAACCATCAAGACAGTCCCAAGTTTCTTTTTCTAATAGCTTACAGAAAGCAGCAATATTCTCAGGTCGAGTAGCTCGGGAGACGACTGTCTGTGGCGGGAGAGTAGCAGGCGCAAAATCCGTCAAAGTGACCAGCTGCGCATCATGATCCGAGATGGCTGTGACAATCAGGGACACCGCCACAGATGGCATATTGGTGATggcacattttattaattaatactaccTGCAATAAAAATGCGTTCTCAATTACATCTAAATGCTTTGGTTCatagttaaaagtaaatacaaaaatacacacattttattttaaattaggtacacaattaatttttaatatttatgtattgagcAATAGTAAAATCACAGTTAAGCTTAAGGTAGCCACTCTACATCTGCAGCGTCTTGGTTCTCTATAATTTCCTCTCGTGTTGATCGCTTCTCGTCAGAAGCTACTGTGTTGTAGATCTTCTTGGCCCCCTCGGCCACAACCTCCACACCATCTCCCAGTTTCTCCCCTGCCTTACGC of the Homalodisca vitripennis isolate AUS2020 chromosome X, UT_GWSS_2.1, whole genome shotgun sequence genome contains:
- the LOC124369349 gene encoding uncharacterized protein LOC124369349 yields the protein MPSMDLLSSELDKTISANDLILVMGDINIDNLIQDNKKIKFEEMLYSHGLARLPLPPTRITSHSQTSIDCICTNTRESVVSTEVLKTGLSDHTAQICTITTEMERYLTTQSKRRHFSEKAIEELRRSLQEQDWSHIIQAESVETAYNAFNGIIHSTINATCPLKTVKDKRNPTKNIWDAESQTLKRSYLEALNRELTTGHPDDKRETAQRKKAYDTKLKTLWKQQNADFVERSENKSKAMWRVINNEKKEKSTKSQLEELKIGEELIHSPTNIANHLNNFFVTIADKTLSQNLNGKPPTPITGPNRQPQIPLLTFAGTNEQEIGKIIDTLKSKTSAGEDEMSSKIIKKCKKEIITPLTDIINKSLTQGTFPSQLKLAKVYPKYKGGPTNEPSSYRPISLISTFSKILERKIKSEQLLVNRGVPQGSVLGPVLYILLTNDFPSYLENYCEMVMYADDTALIVASKNKDQLDVDSYVTFNMAKQYCLYNDLVLNASKTQQIINTPRQNYHEGLPEVNTIDSGKYLGIIIDQNLSWEPHVNKLCNKLSSSLYVVRRIKQITNPQVAMTAYYSLFESHMRYGLIAWGGTTATNLHRVLVIQKRAVRTLKGLEPLDTCRAAFKELGILTLIGLYIQETILYAIKTGQTRTGDRHPYHTRHGRNFLLDQHHLSLTEKKPSYRGALFFNTLPDSLRRLPEKEFIPPLKTWFLQRPFYTIQEFLQWRTGTHS